The stretch of DNA TGAAGAAAGAATAGAATATTTATTTTTCTTTGGCTTTTCACGGAAGTTACTCGACAAGAAAATATAATCTTGTTCAGTCCCTTTTGTGTGATTTTTTACGCGTACTTTTCGGTTGATATTTACTATATCTGCAGGTAATTCTTTTCGAGAAACCAACTCCATGTTTCTGATTTCTTCGGTTAATAAATTCTCTACTTGTGGGTTTACTAGTTTCCTCCTCAAGTGCTCTCTGATCATATCACTGATCCCCGTCGTAAAAACTACATTGTACTCCATAATTTTTTTTTGTAATAGTGTTCTTCTTTTTTTCCTATAAATGCATGTAGTAAATTAATTAGCTTTATAGAATCGAAAAAGAAGAACGATGATATATGTTAAACGTTAAATTTCGTAAGCTGTTTTTCCCTGCTTTTTAGATCTTAGCAGGGCTTAG from Weeksella virosa DSM 16922 encodes:
- a CDS encoding GreA/GreB family elongation factor, whose amino-acid sequence is MEYNVVFTTGISDMIREHLRRKLVNPQVENLLTEEIRNMELVSRKELPADIVNINRKVRVKNHTKGTEQDYIFLSSNFREKPKKNKYSILSSMALATLGRKTGDRFTWPFDEGEMDIEILSVEDYSNPN